A stretch of Mastomys coucha isolate ucsf_1 unplaced genomic scaffold, UCSF_Mcou_1 pScaffold3, whole genome shotgun sequence DNA encodes these proteins:
- the Jmjd1c gene encoding probable JmjC domain-containing histone demethylation protein 2C isoform X7 gives MNSQAAVPKQNTHQQQQQGSTRPNKRKGSDSSVPDEEKMKEENPKGKNKHVVTKRRKPEEGEKRPSMKRPRTDSASDASGSSDSESASKRGTENPSEQMPECELKNKVMSKINGEEGQSQAAEKAGEEILIDTRPHWDQMQEDKNHEEGEKPKSMDSHLQDKMTLRSSEQATVADHSSNDSVLQECNVENQRTVELLPKDRLVSRTPTPKCVTDIKNDTHSERAAQENSNTFGLQTPENMDPSVSDSRHSNAKYLETAKQDCDQSWVSDVVKVDLTQSSVTSAPSGNNNRDMEKERNHYVSYMSSLSTVSVTEDQLHKRSPPPETIKSKLTTSVDTQKAKSSSSPEVVKPKITHSPDSVKSKAAYGNSQAVGELRLASKIEHELSRGSFHPVPTRGSALETTKSPLIIDKNEHFTVYRDPALIGSETGANHISPFLSQHPFSLHSSSHRTCLNPGTHHPALTPGPHLLAGSSSQTPLPTINTHPLTSSPHHSVHHPHLLSTVLPGVPTASLLGGHPRLESAHASSLSHLALAHQQQQQLLQHQSPHLLGQAHPSASYNQLGLYPIIWQYPNGTHAYSGLGLPPSKWVHPENAVNAETSLRRNSPSPWLHQPTPVTSADGIGLLSHIPVRPSSAEPHRPHKMSVHSSPPLTKTLADHHKEELERKALMEPLRSNASTSVKGDLDLNRSQAGKDCHLHRHFVGPRPPQETGERLNKYKEEHRRILQESIDVAPFTTKIKGHEVERENYSRVGPSSSSPKSHAIKQDKDVDRSVSEIYKMKHSVPQSLPQSNYFTTLSNSVVNEPPRSYPSKEVSNIYTEKQNNNLSATASSQTLSFISSLSKPPPLIKHQPESESLVGKMPDHLPHQSASHSVTTFRSDCRSPTHLTVSSTNALRSMPALHRAPVFHPPIHHSVGRKESGYSSLSPPTLTPVMPVNAGGKVQESQKPPTLIPEPKDSQANFKNSSDQSLTEMWRSNNNLNKEKAEWTVEKSSGKSQAAVASVIVRPPSSTKVDSVSSVTLASKDRVCERSSSGANKTDYLKPEAGETGRIVLPNVNLESVHVKSEKTFEAVSQGSIPVSVMSAVNVVSTTKTDVLTSSATTTSVSSLGGSEAIYSLSNTISASTPLECVSSKSISQSVAQAKDCKVSPTVPVTLACSKTGSGVQPGSGFSGTTDFIHLKKHKAALAAAQYKNSNVSEAELNTVRNQTVAASLPLDSTMTCTASNKAASVGSGPASQPSQPNYHTKLKKAWLTRHSEEDKNTNKMGNSGNSVSEIIKPCSVNLIASTSNDIQNSVDGRVTVDRYGRDEKVSRRKAKRTYESGSESGDSDESESKAEQRTKRQPKPTYKKKQNDLQRRKGEAEEDPKPNGVLSRSAKDKSKLKLQNSSSAGIPRSVLKDWRKVKKLKQTGESFLQDDSCCEIGPNLQKCRECRLIRSKKGEESTHSPVFCRFYYFRRLSFSKNGVVRIDGFSSPDQYDDEAMSLWTHENYEDDEVDVETSKYILDIIGDKFCQLVTSEKTALSWVKKDAKIAWKRAVRGVREMCDACEATLFNVHWVCRKCGFVACLDCYKAKERKSSRDKELYAWMKCVKGQPHDHKHLMPTQILPGSVLTDLLDAMHILREKYGIKSHCHCMNRQNLQGGNVPTVNGVSQVLQHVLHHSNKTSVCVPESQQQNTPQKSQTNGNSSPGSASTDSRSTPPESQSPLHWLADLAEQKSREEKQENKEFTLEREIKEDGDQDAPDSPNGSTSPPASQNSEQGSTLRDLLTTTAGKLRVGSTDAGIAFAPVYSMGASSGKGGRTMPNILDDIIASVVENKIPPNKTSKINVKSEPNEEQPKESRQSATNESNKSHRDIPHSWICDQHVLWLKDYKNSNNWKLFKECWKQGQPAVVSGVHKKMNISLWKAESISLDFGDHQADLLNCKDSIVSNANVKEFWDGFEEVSKRQKNKGGETVVLKLKDCPSGEDFKTMMPARYEDFLRSLPLPEYCNPEGKFNLASHLPGFFVRPDLGPRLCSAYGVAAAKDHDIGTTNLHIEASDVVNVLVYVGIAKGNGVLSKAGILKKFEEEELDDVLRKRLKDSSEIPGALWHIYAGKDVDKIREFLQKISKEQGLEVLPEHDPIRDQSWYVNRKLRQRLLEEHGVRACTLIQFLGDAIVLPAGTLHQVQNFHSCIQVTEDFVSPEHLVQSFHLTQELRLLKEEINYDDKLQVKNILYHAVKEMVRALKMHEDEVEDMEDT, from the exons ATGAACTCTCAAGCTGCAGTACCAAAACAGAACACACACCAGCAACAGCAACAAGGAAGTACCCGTCCAAATAAGAGGAAGGGCTCAGACAGCAGTGTACCTGATgaagagaagatgaaggaag AAAATCCTAAGGGTAAGAACAAGCACGTGGTGACTAAACGACGAAAACCCGAGGAGGGTGAGAAGAGGCCGAGCATGAAAAGGCCCCGGACGGACAGTGCTTCGGACGCTTCCGGGAGCAGTGACTCAGAAAGCGCCAGCAAGAGAGGAACTGAGAATCCCTCTGAACAAATGCCAGAGTGTGAACTGAAAAATAAAGTCATGTCAAAGATAAATGGAGAGGAGGGACAATCCCAGGCTGctgagaaggcaggagaagagaTCCTAATAGACACTCGGCCTCACTGGGACCAGATGCAGGAAGATAAAAACCATGAAGAAGGGGAGAAGCCCAAGTCCATGGACAGCCACCTTCAAGACAAAATGACTCTCCGTTCATCTGAGCAAGCCACAGTTGCTGACCACAGTTCTAACGATTCAGTCCTTCAAGAATGCAATGTGGAAAACCAACGCACAGTGGAATTATTACCAAAGGACAGGTTAGTGTCCAGAACACCGACACCTAAATGTGTTACGGATATCAAAAATGATACTCATTCGGAGAGGGCGGCTCAGGAGAATTCAAATACTTTTGGCCTCCAGACACCTGAGAACATGGATCCAAGTGTTAGTGATTCCAGACATTCAAATGCTAAGTACCTAGAAACAGCAAAGCAAGACTGTGACCAGAGCTGGGTCAGTGATGTAGTGAAAGTGGATTTAACTCAATCAAGTGTTACAAGTGCTCCTTCAGGAAACAATAACCGAGAtatggaaaaagagagaaatcactATGTCTCATACATGTCTTCATTAAGTACAGTTTCTGTCACAGAGGATCAGCTGCATAAACGAAGTCCACCCCCAGAAACTATAAAATCTAAACTAACTACTTCAGTAGATACTCAGAAGGCAAAATCCAGTTCTTCTCCCGAAGTTGTTAAACCCAAGATCACTCATTCTCCTGATTCTGTGAAGTCTAAAGCTGCTTACGGGAACAGTCAAGCTGTTGGTGAGCTAAGGCTGGCGAGTAAGATAGAGCATGAGTTATCCAGAGGTAGTTTCCATCCAGTTCCTACTCGAGGCAGTGCTTTGGAAACTACAAAGAGCCCTCTAATCATTGATAAAAATGAGCACTTCACAGTCTATAGGGATCCTGCTCTTATTGGATCAGAAACAGGAGCTAATCACATTTCACCTTTTTTGAGCCagcatcctttctctcttcattcctCATCTCATAGAACCTGTTTAAACCCAGGTACCCATCACCCTGCCTTAACGCCAGGACCCCACTTACTAGCTGGGTCATCTAGTCAAACTCCATTACCTACCATTAACACTCACCCTCTCACTAGTAGTCCACACCATTCTGTCCATCACCCTCATTTGCTTTCCACTGTGTTACCTGGAGTGCCTACTGCCTCTTTACTCGGTGGCCACCCTCGCCTAGAGAGTGCTCATGCAAGCAGCTTGAGCCATTTAGCACTAgcacaccagcagcagcaacagttgTTACAACACCAGTCACCTCATCTTCTCGGACAAGCCCATCCTTCCGCTTCATATAATCAGCTTGGACTTTATCCAATTATTTGGCAATATCCAAATGGAACACATGCATACTCGGGACTTGGTCTCCCTCCTTCTAAGTGGGTTCACCCAGAAAATGCAGTCAATGCTGAAACTTCATTAAGGAGG aactCTCCCAGTCCTTGGTTACATCAACCCACTCCTGTGACCTCAGCGGATGGTATTGGATTACTTAGTCACATTCCTGTCAGACCTTCCAGTGCAGAACCTCACCGACCTCACAAGATGTCAGTGCATTCCAGTCCCCCACTGACAAAGACATTAGCAGATCACCACAAAGA AGAATTGGAGAGGAAAGCCCTTATGGAACCGTTACGGTCTAATGCGTCCACATCAGTAAAAGGGGACCTGGATCTTAATAGGTCGCAGGCAGGAAAAGATTGCCACTTGCATAGGCATTTTGTGGGTCCAAGGCCACCCCAGGAGACCGGAGAGAGACTGAACAAATACAAGGAGGAACACCGTCGGATTCTTCAAGAGAGTATTGATGTGGCTCCATTTACAACCAAAATCAAGGGGCATGAGGTTGAAAGAGAGAATTACTCCAGAGTAGGACCGTCGTCTTCTAGTCCTAAAAGCCATGCTATCAAACAAGATAAAGATGTAGACCGCTCAGTGTCAGAGATTTATAAGATGAAGCACTCAGTGCCTCAGAGTTTGCCCCAAAGTAACTACTTCACTACTTTATCTAATAGTGTAGTCAATGAGCCACCAAGATCCTACCCGTCCAAAGAAGTTTCCAATATTTACactgagaaacaaaataataacctTTCTGCAACAGCCAGTTCtcaaactctttcttttatatcATCTCTTTCAAAGCCTCCACCTTTGATTAAACACCAACCAGAAAGTGAAAGTTTAGTTGGCAAGATGCCAGACCATCTTCCCCATCAGAGTGCATCTCACTCAGTAACAACATTCAGAAGTGATTGTAGGAGCCCTACGCATCTGACTGTTTCTTCTACAAATGCCCTCCGCAGCATGCCTGCTCTGCACAGAGCACCAGTATTCCATCCGCCCATCCACCACAGcgtgggaagaaaggaaagcgGCTACAGTAGCCTTTCGCCTCCAACTCTGACCCCAGTGATGCCAGTAAATGCTGGGGGCAAAGTTCAAGAATCTCAGAAGCCTCCAACTCTAATTCCTGAGCCGAAAGACTCTcaggcaaattttaaaaattcttctgatCAGAGTCTAACGGAAATGTGGAGATCTAATAACAACCTCAACAAGGAGAAAGCTGAGTGGACCGTGGAAAAGAGTAGTGGAAAGTCCCAGGCTGCTGTGGCATCTGTCATTGTTCGTCCACCTTCTAGTACAAAAGTTGATAGTGTATCATCTGTAACATTAGCTTCCAAAGATCGAGTTTGTGAAAGATCTTCATCTGGGGCAAATAAAACAGATTACCTCAAACCAGAAGCCGGAGAGACTGGAAGAATTGTTCTACCAAATGTGAATTTAGAAAGTGTTCATGTGAAATCTGAAAAAACCTTTGAAGCTGTCTCCCAGGGCAGTATTCCTGTTTCGGTCATGTCCGCTGTAAATGTAGTCTCTACTACCAAAACAGATGTGCTCACATCTTCTGCCACTACCACCAGTGTCTCCAGCTTGGGTGGTTCAGAAGCAATCTATTCTTTATCAAATACCATTTCGGCCTCTACACCCTTAGAATGTGTTTCTTCAAAGAGTATTAGTCAGTCAGTGGCGCAAGcaaaggattgcaaagtcagcCCCACAGTTCCAGTCACTCTGGCCTGTAGTAAGACAGGAAGTGGTGTGCAGCCTGGCTCTGGTTTTTCGGGCACAactgattttattcatttaaaaaagcaCAAGGCGGCATTGGCTGCAGCTCAGTATAAAAATAGTAATGTCAGTGAGGCTGAACTTAATACTGTGAGAAATCAGACAGTGGCCGCCTCTCTCCCCCTGGATAGCACCATGACCTGCACTGCAAGTAACAAAGCGGCCTCTGTAGGAAGTGGGCCAGCATCCCAGCCCAGTCAGCCCAACTACCACACCAAGCTGAAGAAAGCCTGGCTCACCAGACACTCGGAAGAAGACAAAAATACTAACAAAATGGGGAATTCAGGGAACTCCGTATCAGAAATTATTAAGCCATGTTCTGTCAACTTAATAGCCTCTACATCTAATGATATACAAAATAGTGTAGATGGCAGAGTCACTGTAGATAGGTATGGAAGAGATGAAAAAGTCAGCAGGAGAAAAGCCAAAAGAACTTACGAATCTGGCTCTGAAAGTGGAGACTCGGATGAGAGCGAAAGCAAGGCGGAGCAGAGGACTAAGCGGCAGCCGAAGCCAACGTACAAAAAGAAGCAGAACGACCTGCAGAGGAGGAAAGGCGAGGCCGAGGAGGACCCGAAGCCCAATGGGGTTCTCAGCAGGAGTGCCAAAGACAAAAGTAAATTGAAGTTGCAGAACAGCAGTAGTG CTGGCATTCCTCGTTCCGTGTTGAAAGACTGGCGAAAAGTCAAGAAGCTGAAGCAAACTGGAGAATCGTTTTTGCAGGATGACTCTTGCTGTGAGATAGGGCCCAACTTACAAAAGTGCCGAGAGTGTAGACTTATCCGTAGTAAGAAGGGGGAAGAATCGACTCACTCACCGGTCTTTTGTAGATTTTACTACTTTAGGAG GTTGTCCTTTAGTAAAAATGGAGTAGTCAGGATAGATGGTTTTTCTTCTCCTGATCAATACGATGATGAAGCCATGAGTTTATGGACCCATGAAAATTATGAAGATGATGAAGTAGATGTTGAAACCTCTaagtatatattggatataataGGTGATAAGTTCTGTCAGTTAGTAACATCTGAAAAAACAGCTTTGTCCTGGGTGAAAAAGGATG CCAAAATTGCCTGGAAAAGGGCAGTTCGAGGTGTCCGCGAGATGTGTGACGCGTGCGAGGCCACACTGTTCAATGTCCACTGGGTCTGCCGCAAGTGTGGATTTGTGGCTTGCTTGGACTGTTACAAGGCCAAGGAAAGGAAGAGTTCTAGAG ATAAAGAACTGTATGCGTGGATGAAATGTGTGAAAGGCCAGCCTCACGACCATAAGCATCTGATGCCGACACAGATCCTCCCCGGCTCTG TGTTGACAGACCTTCTTGATGCCATGCACATTCTTAGGGAAAAATATGGTATTAAATCCCATTGTCATTGTATGAACAGACAGAATTTACAAGGTGGAAATGTTCCTACAGTGAATGGTGTGTCTCAG GTTCTACAGCATGTCCttcatcacagtaataaaacctcTGTGTGCGTGCCTGAGTCCCAGCAGCAGAACACCCCTCAGAAGTCTCAGACTAACGGCAACAGCAGCCCTGGCAGTGCGAGCACAGACAGCAGGTCAACTCCTCCAGAGTCCCAGTCACCGCTGCACTGGCTAGCTGATCTGGCTGAGCAAAAATCCAGAGAGGAAAAACAAG aaaacaaagaatttactCTTGAAAGGGAAATTAAAGAAGATGGAGACCAAGATGCCCCTGATTCTCCAAATGGCAGCACATCACCTCCAGCATCCCAGAACAGTGAACAGGGTTCAACCCTACGTGATTTGCTGACCACAACAGCTGGCAAGCTTCGAGTAGGCTCTACAGATGCAGGCATTGCCTTTGCGCCGGTGTATTCAATGGGAGCCTCA AGTGGCAAAGGTGGCCGGACTATGCCTAACATTCTTGATGACATCATTGCTTCAGTTGTTGAAAACAAAATTCCACCAAATAAAACCTCCAAGATCAATGTAAAATCTGAGCCTAATGAAGAACAACCTAAAGAAAGCAGACAGTCTGCCACGAATGAAAGCAATAAGTCTCATCGTGACATACCACATTCCTGGATCTGTGACCAGCATGTTTTATGGCTTAAAGATTACAAGAATAGTAATAACTGGAAGCTTTTCAAAGAGTGCTGGAAACAAGGACAG CCTGCAGTGGTTTCCGGTGTgcataagaaaatgaacattaGCTTGTGGAAGGCAGAATCAATTAGTCTGGATTTTGGAGACCACCAAGCTGATCTCCTCAACTGCAAAGACAGCATTGTTTCCAATGCCAACGTTAAGGAGTTCTGGGATGGTTTTGAAGAAGTGTCAA AGCGTCAGAAAAACAAAGGTGGAGAAACAGTAGTATTAAAGTTGAAAGACTGCCCATCGGGAGAAGACTTCAAGACCATGATGCCAGCAAG ATATGAAGACTTTTTAAGAAGTCTGCCATTGCCAGAATATTGCAACCCAGAAGGGAAGTTCAATTTGGCCTCCCATTTGCCAGGGTTCTTTGTACGGCCTGATCTAGGACCCAGGCTGTGCAGTGCCTATG GTGTTGCTGCTGCTAAGGATCATGATATAGGAACCACAAATCTTCACATTGAAGCTTCTGATGTTGTCAATGTCCTAGTCTATGTTGGCATAGCGAAAGGAAATGGCGTCCTCTCAAAAGCAG GAATACTTAAGAAATTTGAAGAAGAAGAACTGGATgatgttttaagaaaaagattaaaggaTTCGAGTGAAATCCCTGGTGCTCTATGGCATATTTATGCTGGAAAAGATGTTGACAAGATAAGGGAATTTCTTCAAAAG